A stretch of Leisingera sp. S132 DNA encodes these proteins:
- a CDS encoding TniQ family protein has translation MLSRLAARNGAISMQRFCGDIAFPIDSLFRGERVAIKQLAQLAGCDVTALERVSIRHLGKGHFRLRDEFASLQSFQRSHIRVCPECIRTEMPSAAESWRVPRRLQWKFSSIRSCPKHSSMLACLPAEKFNKDARDFAAQLTLLRKSVEGQGSPFPRRTYPTASVTGMPSAVNPFMTATRS, from the coding sequence TTGCTGTCGCGGCTTGCGGCCAGGAACGGCGCCATTTCGATGCAGAGGTTTTGCGGCGACATTGCCTTTCCGATCGACTCGCTCTTTCGTGGAGAGAGGGTAGCAATCAAGCAATTGGCTCAGCTGGCAGGGTGTGACGTGACCGCACTGGAGCGGGTTTCTATCCGCCACCTCGGTAAGGGCCATTTTCGACTTCGGGATGAATTTGCCTCTCTTCAGAGCTTTCAGCGCTCGCACATCCGCGTCTGCCCGGAGTGCATACGGACCGAAATGCCGTCAGCAGCAGAGTCCTGGCGTGTGCCGCGTCGCCTCCAGTGGAAATTCTCGTCTATCAGGAGCTGCCCTAAACACAGCAGCATGCTCGCATGCCTTCCAGCCGAGAAATTCAACAAGGACGCCAGAGACTTTGCGGCGCAGCTGACTCTGTTGCGCAAATCGGTTGAGGGCCAAGGTTCCCCTTTCCCCAGACGGACTTATCCCACTGCCTCTGTGACGGGTATGCCAAGCGCGGTGAATCCGTTCATGACCGCAACACGGAGCTGA
- a CDS encoding IS5 family transposase, which translates to MSRPTPPTYKIKNWRAYNEALKRRGSLTIWFDPEMTWEARPTGKRGRQPIYSDAAIKTCLTMKVLFRMALRQTTGFVESLLRLSGLDWSVPDFSTLSRRQKSLAVNIPYRGSEGPLHLLIDSTGIKVEGEGEWNARKHGGSKRRVWRKVHLGIDEKTLEIRAVEFTSSNIGDAPMLPELLNQIPPEQEIGSVTADGAYDTRKCHDAIANRGANAVVPPRKNAKPWKPDTAGAIARNEALRASKYLGRALWRKWSGYHRRSRAETKMHCMKLLGQRLMARDPGSQVAELQLRVAVMNGFTALGIPVTEAVG; encoded by the coding sequence ATGAGCAGACCAACACCCCCGACCTACAAGATCAAGAACTGGCGGGCCTATAACGAAGCGCTGAAGCGTCGTGGCTCTCTGACGATCTGGTTCGATCCCGAGATGACGTGGGAGGCCCGGCCGACCGGCAAGAGAGGCCGACAGCCCATCTATAGCGACGCCGCGATCAAGACCTGCCTGACGATGAAGGTGCTGTTCCGTATGGCGCTCAGGCAGACGACCGGCTTCGTGGAAAGTCTCCTGCGATTGAGTGGATTGGACTGGTCGGTACCGGATTTTAGCACGCTTTCACGCCGCCAGAAGTCTCTCGCCGTGAACATCCCGTATCGTGGTTCTGAGGGGCCGCTACACCTGCTGATCGACAGCACTGGGATAAAGGTAGAGGGCGAAGGCGAGTGGAATGCGCGCAAGCACGGTGGCTCGAAACGCCGCGTGTGGCGCAAGGTTCACCTCGGTATCGACGAAAAGACACTGGAAATCCGGGCAGTCGAGTTCACCAGTAGCAACATTGGTGATGCGCCCATGCTGCCGGAACTGCTTAATCAGATCCCGCCCGAGCAGGAGATCGGCAGTGTCACGGCAGATGGCGCCTACGATACGCGCAAGTGCCACGATGCCATCGCCAACCGAGGTGCCAATGCCGTCGTCCCGCCCCGCAAGAACGCCAAGCCCTGGAAACCCGACACCGCAGGCGCGATTGCGCGCAACGAAGCGCTGCGGGCGTCGAAATACCTTGGCCGAGCGCTTTGGCGGAAATGGAGTGGATACCACCGCCGAAGTCGTGCCGAAACCAAGATGCACTGCATGAAACTGCTGGGACAAAGACTGATGGCACGGGATCCTGGAAGTCAGGTTGCCGAGCTTCAGCTCCGTGTTGCGGTCATGAACGGATTCACCGCGCTTGGCATACCCGTCACAGAGGCAGTGGGATAA